The Microbispora sp. ZYX-F-249 sequence GGCCACCGCCTGCGTGATCGGCGTCTTCAACGCCACCTTCGACGGCGGCGCCGTCCCGATCTCCTTCAAGTAACCCCCGTCCATCAATTCACGTAGCCCTGTCCATCAAGTAACCCCGTCCATCAAGTAACCCCGTCCATCGACCCGGACTCCGAACAATCCGATCCCCGTCGACCGATCACTGGAACCGCCCTCCTCCGCCACGGCCGAGGAGGGTGGTTCCATGTGTGGGCGGGAAAGCGCCGCGGGCGGCGGCGGTGCTCGCCGGCACCCGAAACGACCCCGGCAAACCTGGAATCACAACCCCTATTTCGGACAGCCGCCCCTTATTCAGAAACTGGGGTCCTATAATCGCCCCAAACGATTCCCGGCCAACTGGTGCGCGCTTACGATTTCGGCGTGACCGGTCAGCGTAGGAGTAGTGGAAGGTTGCTCGCGATAAGCGACCTCCACGTCTCCCATGCCGAGAACCGGGCACTCGTGGAATCCCTGCGCCCCGGCGCGGCCGGCGACTGGCTCCTGGTCGCCGGTGACGTCGCCGAGCGTGTCCACGACGTCGAGTGGGCGCTCGGCCTGCTGAAGGACCGCTTCGCCACCGTGATCTGGGCACCCGGCAACCACGAACTGTGGACCACGCCGGGCGACCCGGACCGCGCGCGCGGCGAGGAGCGGTACCGCAAGCTCGTCCAGGTCTGCCGCCGGATCGGGGTGCTCACGCCCGAGGATCCGTACGCGGTGTGGACCGGAGCGGGCGGGCCGGCGACCGTGGTTCCGCTCTTCCTGCTCTACGACTACAGCTTCCGCGATCCGCACACCACGAAGGAGGAGTCGCTCGCCCAGGCGTACCGTCTGGGCGTCGTCTGCACCGACGAGATCCTGCTGAGCCCGGACCCCCACCCCAGCCGTGAGGCCTGGTGCCGCGCCCGCCTGCGGGAGACCGAGGCGCGGCTCGACGCCCGCGACCCCACCCTGCCGACCATCCTGGTCAACCACTTCCCGCTGCTTCGTGAGCACACCCGGATACTGCGCCATCAGGTGTTCGCCCAGTGGTGCGGCACGGAGCACACGGCCGACTGGCACCTGCGCTACCAGGCGGCGGCGGTGGTGTACGGCCACCTGCACATCCCTCGGACGACCTGGCACGACGGAGTGCGGTTCGAGGAGGTCTCGCTCGGCTATCCGCGCGAGCGGCGCCACCGTCAGGCGTGGCCGCCGCTCCGTCAGATACTCCCCGCGCCCCGGTAGCGCCCCCTGGCGCCCGGCGGCGTGACCCGAACCCCGGCCGGCGTCCCGCCACGGCGGGCGGCGACCACGAACAGTAATCGGAGCACCACCGGCAGCGGCCGGCGGCGGTCACAGTGAGCGCCGCGTCAGCCGCCTTCGACACGAAAACCGCACTACGGCATCCGGCCTTTCGCACCGCCGATCCGATCCAGGGTTGCTCACCAGATGCCTCCGGAAATCGGGAGGATTAATGGACGACGTCATCGAGCGGGCCGCGCTCAGGGTGATCGAGAATATGCACGAGAACCTGGGCGAGCCCATCACGATCGACGACATGGCTCGAGTCGCGATGTT is a genomic window containing:
- a CDS encoding metallophosphoesterase family protein, with amino-acid sequence MLAISDLHVSHAENRALVESLRPGAAGDWLLVAGDVAERVHDVEWALGLLKDRFATVIWAPGNHELWTTPGDPDRARGEERYRKLVQVCRRIGVLTPEDPYAVWTGAGGPATVVPLFLLYDYSFRDPHTTKEESLAQAYRLGVVCTDEILLSPDPHPSREAWCRARLRETEARLDARDPTLPTILVNHFPLLREHTRILRHQVFAQWCGTEHTADWHLRYQAAAVVYGHLHIPRTTWHDGVRFEEVSLGYPRERRHRQAWPPLRQILPAPR